The Choloepus didactylus isolate mChoDid1 chromosome 13, mChoDid1.pri, whole genome shotgun sequence genome contains a region encoding:
- the SLC4A9 gene encoding anion exchange protein 4 isoform X5 — translation MKPPGQDEFETPSAPANVPAGELNSSPCPDPSPGGPSDTDSKELRVPRDPLLFIQLNELLSWPHAVEWRETGRWVLFEEKLEVGANRWSIPHVPTLALPSLQKLRSLLAEGLVLLDCPAQNLLELVEQVTRVELLSPELRQQLQALLLQRPQHHIRTIGTRPCWGSSHSRETSHDEEDPLKEQHQNPLREKLPPEAEAGVVLAGELGFLAQPLGAFVRLRDPVVLGPLTEVPLPSRFFCLLLGPPMPGTGYHEMGRAVAVLLSDPQFQWSVRRVRNLHDLLTALDTFLQEVTVLPPGRWDPTARIPPPKCLPSQHKRPLSQLQEAKGPPDPHGPPAENRHSYGPYSPSLELQRTGRLFGGLVQDVHRKASWYPSDFLDALHPQCFSAVLYIYLATITNAITFGGLLGDATEGAQGLLESFLGTAVAGAAFCLMAGQPLTILSSTGPVLVFERLLFSFCRDHNLDYLPFRLWVGIWVATFCLVLVATEASVLVRYFTRFTEEGFCALISLIFIYDAMGKMLSLAHAYPIQRPASALARTPAYGCLCQFPGLGGNESQRTRMRPKDMDDILSMDLGLINASLLPPPECVQRGGYPRGPGCHTVPDIAFFSLLLFLTSFLFATALKHVKTSRFFPSVPTLTGRGWLVSPFGANPWWLSMAAALPALFLSILIFMDQQITAVILNRAEYRLQKGAGFHLDLFCVAVLMLLTSALGLPWYVSATVISLAHMDSLRKESRACAPGEPPRFLGIREQRLTGLVVFILTGVSIFLAPVLKFIPMPVLYGIFLYMGVAALNSIQFTKRVQLLLMPAKHQPDLLLLRHVPLNRVHLFTTIQLACLGLLWTIKSTPAAIIFPLMVSKLLSLVGVRKALEWVFSQQELLWLDELMAEEGKSIPEKRLDPEHSFSGSDNEDSELMYQPKAPEINISVN, via the exons ATGAAGCCGCCAGGCCAGGATGAGTTTGAAACCCCCAGTGCCCCTGCAAACGTTCCTGCAGGGGAGCTGAACAGCAGCCCTTGCCCAGACCCCAGCCCTGGTGGCCCCTCAGACACAGACAGCAAGGAACTACGGGTTCCCAGGGACCCTCTGCTCTTCATTCAGCTGAATGAACTGTTGAGCTGGCCCCACGCTGTGGAGTGGAGGGAAACAGGCAG GTGGGTTCTGTTTGAAGAGAAGCTGGAGGTAGGTGCAAACCGGTGGAGCATCCCCCATGTGCCCACCTTGGCGCTGCCCAGCCTTCAGAAGCTCCGCAGCCTCTTGGCTGAGGGCCTCGTACTGCTAGACTGTCCAGCTCAGAACCTCCTGGAGCTCGTGG AGCAGGTGACCAGGGTGGAGTTGCTGAGCCCAGAGCTGAGACAGCAGCTGCAGGCCTTGCTGCTGCAGAGACCCCAGCACCACATCCGGACCATAGGCACCAGGCCTTGCTGGG GATCTTCCCATTCAAGAGAGACTTCTCATGATGAGGAAGACCCCTTGAAGGAACAG CATCAGAATCCCCTGAGAGAGAAGCTGCCTCCTGAGGCTGAGGCAGGGGTTGTACTAGCAGGAGAGCTGGGCTTCCTGGCACAGCCACTGGGGGCCTTTGTGCGGCTGCGGGATCCAGTAGTGCTGGGACCCCTTACTGAGGTACCCCTCCCTAGCAG GTTTTTCTGCCTCCTGCTCGGCCCTCCCATGCCGGGAACAGGCTACCATGAGATGGGCCGTGCAGTTGCTGTCCTCCTCAGTGACCCG CAATTCCAGTGGTCAGTTCGTCGGGTCAGAAACCTTCATGATCTTCTGACAGCCCTGGATACCTTCCTACAGGAGGTGACGGTGCTCCCCCCAGGTCGGTGGGACCCGACGGCCCGGATTCCCCCGCCTAAATGTCTGCCTTCTCAGCACAAAAG GCCCCTCTCACAACTGCAGGAGGCCAAGGGGCCCCCGGACCCACATGGGCCCCCGGCTGAGAACAGACATAGCTATGGGCCATACTCACCCAGTCTGGAGTTGCAGAGGACAGGCAG GCTGTTTGGGGGCCTTGTCCAGGACGTGCACCGGAAGGCCTCTTGGTACCCCAGTGACTTCTTGGATGCTCTGCACCCCCAGTGCTTCTCGGCCGTGCTCTATATCTACCTAGCTACCATCACTAATGCTATCACTTTTGGAGGGCTGCTGGGAGATGCCACTGAAGGTGCCCAG GGGCTGCTGGAAAGTTTCCTGGGCACAGCAGTGGCTGGAGCTGCCTTCTGCCTGATGGCAGGCCAGCCCCTCACCATCCTCAGCAGCACCGGACCAGTGCTGGTCTTTGAGCGTCTGCTTTTCTCCTTCTGCAG AGATCACAACCTGGACTACCTGCCCTTCCGCCTGTGGGTGGGTATCTGGGTGGCCACCTTTTGCTTGGTGCTTGTGGCCACAGAGGCCAGCGTGTTGGTGCGCTATTTCACCCGCTTCACCGAAGAAGGCTTTTGCGCCCTCATCAGCCTCATCTTCATCTACGATGCCATGGGCAAAATGCTGAGCTTGGCCCATGCCTATCCCATCCAGAGGCCTGCCTCTGCCCTGGCAAGGACCCCCGCCTACGGCTGCCTCTGCCAGTTCCCAGGCCTAGGAG gaaatGAGTCTCAAAGGACAAGGATGAGGCCAAAAGATATGGATGACATCTTAAGCATG GACCTAGGCCTGATCAATGCATCCTTGCTGCCCCCACCTGAATGTGTCCAGCGGGGGGGCTACCCTCGTGGCCCCGGCTGTCATACGGTCCCAGACATCGccttcttttccctcctcctcttccttacCTCTTTCCTCTTTGCCACGGCCCTAAAGCATGTCAAGACCAGCCGCTTCTTCCCCTCTGTG CCCACGCTCACTGGGCGTGGTTGGCTAGTGTCACCTTTTGGAGCCAACCCCTGGTGGCTGAGTATGGCAGCGGCCCTGCCTGCCTTGTTCCTGTCTATTCTCATCTTCATGGACCAGCAAATCACGGCAGTCATCCTCAACCGTGCTGAATATAGACTGCAG AAGGGAGCTGGCTTCCACCTGGACCTCTTCTGTGTGGCTGTGCTGATGCTGCTCACGTCGGCGCTTGGGCTACCCTGGTATGTCTCAGCCACTGTCATCTCTCTGGCCCACATGGACAGTCTTCGGAAAGAGAGCAGAGCCTGTGCCCCTGGGGAGCCTCCTCGCTTCCTGGGCATCAG GGAGCAGAGGCTCACGGGCCTGGTAGTGTTCATCCTCACGGGAGTCTCCATCTTCCTGGCACCTGTGCTCAAG TTCATCCCGATGCCCGTGCTCTATGGCATCTTCCTATACATGGGGGTAGCAGCACTTAACAGCATCCAG TTCACAAAGAGGGTGCAGCTATTGTTGATGCCAGCAAAACACCAGCCAGACCTGCTGCTCTTGCGGCATGTGCCTCTGAACAGGGTCCACCTCTTCACAACCATACAGCTTGCCTGCCTGGGTCTACTTTGGACAATCAAGTCTACCCCTGCAGCCATCATCTTCCCCCTTATGGTGTCTAAG CTGCTGAGCCTGGTGGGGGTGCGGAAGGCACTGGAGTGGGTCTTCTCACAGCAGGAACTCCTCTGGCTGGATGAACTGATGGCAGAGGAGGGGAAGAGCATCCCTGAGAAGAGGCTAGATCCAGAGCACTCATTCAGTGGAAGTGACAATGAGGAT TCAGAGCTGATGTATCAGCCAAAGGCTCCAGAAATCAACATCTCTGTGAATTAG
- the SLC4A9 gene encoding anion exchange protein 4 isoform X1, translated as MKPPGQDEFETPSAPANVPAGELNSSPCPDPSPGGPSDTDSKELRVPRDPLLFIQLNELLSWPHAVEWRETGRWVLFEEKLEVGANRWSIPHVPTLALPSLQKLRSLLAEGLVLLDCPAQNLLELVEQVTRVELLSPELRQQLQALLLQRPQHHIRTIGTRPCWGSSHSRETSHDEEDPLKEQHQNPLREKLPPEAEAGVVLAGELGFLAQPLGAFVRLRDPVVLGPLTEVPLPSRFFCLLLGPPMPGTGYHEMGRAVAVLLSDPQFQWSVRRVRNLHDLLTALDTFLQEVTVLPPGRWDPTARIPPPKCLPSQHKRPLSQLQEAKGPPDPHGPPAENRHSYGPYSPSLELQRTGRLFGGLVQDVHRKASWYPSDFLDALHPQCFSAVLYIYLATITNAITFGGLLGDATEGAQGLLESFLGTAVAGAAFCLMAGQPLTILSSTGPVLVFERLLFSFCRDHNLDYLPFRLWVGIWVATFCLVLVATEASVLVRYFTRFTEEGFCALISLIFIYDAMGKMLSLAHAYPIQRPASALARTPAYGCLCQFPGLGGNESQRTRMRPKDMDDILSMDLGLINASLLPPPECVQRGGYPRGPGCHTVPDIAFFSLLLFLTSFLFATALKHVKTSRFFPSVVRKALGDFSSVLAILLGCGLDAFLGLATPKLVVPREFKPTLTGRGWLVSPFGANPWWLSMAAALPALFLSILIFMDQQITAVILNRAEYRLQKGAGFHLDLFCVAVLMLLTSALGLPWYVSATVISLAHMDSLRKESRACAPGEPPRFLGIREQRLTGLVVFILTGVSIFLAPVLKFIPMPVLYGIFLYMGVAALNSIQFTKRVQLLLMPAKHQPDLLLLRHVPLNRVHLFTTIQLACLGLLWTIKSTPAAIIFPLMVSKLLSLVGVRKALEWVFSQQELLWLDELMAEEGKSIPEKRLDPEHSFSGSDNEDSELMYQPKAPEINISVN; from the exons ATGAAGCCGCCAGGCCAGGATGAGTTTGAAACCCCCAGTGCCCCTGCAAACGTTCCTGCAGGGGAGCTGAACAGCAGCCCTTGCCCAGACCCCAGCCCTGGTGGCCCCTCAGACACAGACAGCAAGGAACTACGGGTTCCCAGGGACCCTCTGCTCTTCATTCAGCTGAATGAACTGTTGAGCTGGCCCCACGCTGTGGAGTGGAGGGAAACAGGCAG GTGGGTTCTGTTTGAAGAGAAGCTGGAGGTAGGTGCAAACCGGTGGAGCATCCCCCATGTGCCCACCTTGGCGCTGCCCAGCCTTCAGAAGCTCCGCAGCCTCTTGGCTGAGGGCCTCGTACTGCTAGACTGTCCAGCTCAGAACCTCCTGGAGCTCGTGG AGCAGGTGACCAGGGTGGAGTTGCTGAGCCCAGAGCTGAGACAGCAGCTGCAGGCCTTGCTGCTGCAGAGACCCCAGCACCACATCCGGACCATAGGCACCAGGCCTTGCTGGG GATCTTCCCATTCAAGAGAGACTTCTCATGATGAGGAAGACCCCTTGAAGGAACAG CATCAGAATCCCCTGAGAGAGAAGCTGCCTCCTGAGGCTGAGGCAGGGGTTGTACTAGCAGGAGAGCTGGGCTTCCTGGCACAGCCACTGGGGGCCTTTGTGCGGCTGCGGGATCCAGTAGTGCTGGGACCCCTTACTGAGGTACCCCTCCCTAGCAG GTTTTTCTGCCTCCTGCTCGGCCCTCCCATGCCGGGAACAGGCTACCATGAGATGGGCCGTGCAGTTGCTGTCCTCCTCAGTGACCCG CAATTCCAGTGGTCAGTTCGTCGGGTCAGAAACCTTCATGATCTTCTGACAGCCCTGGATACCTTCCTACAGGAGGTGACGGTGCTCCCCCCAGGTCGGTGGGACCCGACGGCCCGGATTCCCCCGCCTAAATGTCTGCCTTCTCAGCACAAAAG GCCCCTCTCACAACTGCAGGAGGCCAAGGGGCCCCCGGACCCACATGGGCCCCCGGCTGAGAACAGACATAGCTATGGGCCATACTCACCCAGTCTGGAGTTGCAGAGGACAGGCAG GCTGTTTGGGGGCCTTGTCCAGGACGTGCACCGGAAGGCCTCTTGGTACCCCAGTGACTTCTTGGATGCTCTGCACCCCCAGTGCTTCTCGGCCGTGCTCTATATCTACCTAGCTACCATCACTAATGCTATCACTTTTGGAGGGCTGCTGGGAGATGCCACTGAAGGTGCCCAG GGGCTGCTGGAAAGTTTCCTGGGCACAGCAGTGGCTGGAGCTGCCTTCTGCCTGATGGCAGGCCAGCCCCTCACCATCCTCAGCAGCACCGGACCAGTGCTGGTCTTTGAGCGTCTGCTTTTCTCCTTCTGCAG AGATCACAACCTGGACTACCTGCCCTTCCGCCTGTGGGTGGGTATCTGGGTGGCCACCTTTTGCTTGGTGCTTGTGGCCACAGAGGCCAGCGTGTTGGTGCGCTATTTCACCCGCTTCACCGAAGAAGGCTTTTGCGCCCTCATCAGCCTCATCTTCATCTACGATGCCATGGGCAAAATGCTGAGCTTGGCCCATGCCTATCCCATCCAGAGGCCTGCCTCTGCCCTGGCAAGGACCCCCGCCTACGGCTGCCTCTGCCAGTTCCCAGGCCTAGGAG gaaatGAGTCTCAAAGGACAAGGATGAGGCCAAAAGATATGGATGACATCTTAAGCATG GACCTAGGCCTGATCAATGCATCCTTGCTGCCCCCACCTGAATGTGTCCAGCGGGGGGGCTACCCTCGTGGCCCCGGCTGTCATACGGTCCCAGACATCGccttcttttccctcctcctcttccttacCTCTTTCCTCTTTGCCACGGCCCTAAAGCATGTCAAGACCAGCCGCTTCTTCCCCTCTGTG GTGCGCAAGGCTCTCGGCGACTTCTCCTCAGTTCTGGCTATCCTGCTGGGCTGTGGCCTTGATGCCTTCCTGGGCCTAGCCACGCCAAAGCTTGTGGTGCCTAGAGAGTTCAAG CCCACGCTCACTGGGCGTGGTTGGCTAGTGTCACCTTTTGGAGCCAACCCCTGGTGGCTGAGTATGGCAGCGGCCCTGCCTGCCTTGTTCCTGTCTATTCTCATCTTCATGGACCAGCAAATCACGGCAGTCATCCTCAACCGTGCTGAATATAGACTGCAG AAGGGAGCTGGCTTCCACCTGGACCTCTTCTGTGTGGCTGTGCTGATGCTGCTCACGTCGGCGCTTGGGCTACCCTGGTATGTCTCAGCCACTGTCATCTCTCTGGCCCACATGGACAGTCTTCGGAAAGAGAGCAGAGCCTGTGCCCCTGGGGAGCCTCCTCGCTTCCTGGGCATCAG GGAGCAGAGGCTCACGGGCCTGGTAGTGTTCATCCTCACGGGAGTCTCCATCTTCCTGGCACCTGTGCTCAAG TTCATCCCGATGCCCGTGCTCTATGGCATCTTCCTATACATGGGGGTAGCAGCACTTAACAGCATCCAG TTCACAAAGAGGGTGCAGCTATTGTTGATGCCAGCAAAACACCAGCCAGACCTGCTGCTCTTGCGGCATGTGCCTCTGAACAGGGTCCACCTCTTCACAACCATACAGCTTGCCTGCCTGGGTCTACTTTGGACAATCAAGTCTACCCCTGCAGCCATCATCTTCCCCCTTATGGTGTCTAAG CTGCTGAGCCTGGTGGGGGTGCGGAAGGCACTGGAGTGGGTCTTCTCACAGCAGGAACTCCTCTGGCTGGATGAACTGATGGCAGAGGAGGGGAAGAGCATCCCTGAGAAGAGGCTAGATCCAGAGCACTCATTCAGTGGAAGTGACAATGAGGAT TCAGAGCTGATGTATCAGCCAAAGGCTCCAGAAATCAACATCTCTGTGAATTAG
- the SLC4A9 gene encoding anion exchange protein 4 isoform X3, with protein sequence MKPPGQDEFETPSAPANVPAGELNSSPCPDPSPGGPSDTDSKELRVPRDPLLFIQLNELLSWPHAVEWRETGRWVLFEEKLEVGANRWSIPHVPTLALPSLQKLRSLLAEGLVLLDCPAQNLLELVEQVTRVELLSPELRQQLQALLLQRPQHHIRTIGTRPCWGSSHSRETSHDEEDPLKEQHQNPLREKLPPEAEAGVVLAGELGFLAQPLGAFVRLRDPVVLGPLTEVPLPSRFFCLLLGPPMPGTGYHEMGRAVAVLLSDPQFQWSVRRVRNLHDLLTALDTFLQEVTVLPPGRWDPTARIPPPKCLPSQHKRPLSQLQEAKGPPDPHGPPAENRHSYGPYSPSLELQRTGRLFGGLVQDVHRKASWYPSDFLDALHPQCFSAVLYIYLATITNAITFGGLLGDATEGAQGLLESFLGTAVAGAAFCLMAGQPLTILSSTGPVLVFERLLFSFCRDHNLDYLPFRLWVGIWVATFCLVLVATEASVLVRYFTRFTEEGFCALISLIFIYDAMGKMLSLAHAYPIQRPASALARTPAYGCLCQFPGLGGNESQRTRMRPKDMDDILSMDLGLINASLLPPPECVQRGGYPRGPGCHTVPDIAFFSLLLFLTSFLFATALKHVKTSRFFPSVVRKALGDFSSVLAILLGCGLDAFLGLATPKLVVPREFKPTLTGRGWLVSPFGANPWWLSMAAALPALFLSILIFMDQQITAVILNRAEYRLQKGAGFHLDLFCVAVLMLLTSALGLPWYVSATVISLAHMDSLRKESRACAPGEPPRFLGIREQRLTGLVVFILTGVSIFLAPVLKFIPMPVLYGIFLYMGVAALNSIQFTKRVQLLLMPAKHQPDLLLLRHVPLNRVHLFTTIQLACLGLLWTIKSTPAAIIFPLMVSKLLSLVGVRKALEWVFSQQELLWLDELMAEEGKSIPEKRLDPEHSFSGSDNEDVFI encoded by the exons ATGAAGCCGCCAGGCCAGGATGAGTTTGAAACCCCCAGTGCCCCTGCAAACGTTCCTGCAGGGGAGCTGAACAGCAGCCCTTGCCCAGACCCCAGCCCTGGTGGCCCCTCAGACACAGACAGCAAGGAACTACGGGTTCCCAGGGACCCTCTGCTCTTCATTCAGCTGAATGAACTGTTGAGCTGGCCCCACGCTGTGGAGTGGAGGGAAACAGGCAG GTGGGTTCTGTTTGAAGAGAAGCTGGAGGTAGGTGCAAACCGGTGGAGCATCCCCCATGTGCCCACCTTGGCGCTGCCCAGCCTTCAGAAGCTCCGCAGCCTCTTGGCTGAGGGCCTCGTACTGCTAGACTGTCCAGCTCAGAACCTCCTGGAGCTCGTGG AGCAGGTGACCAGGGTGGAGTTGCTGAGCCCAGAGCTGAGACAGCAGCTGCAGGCCTTGCTGCTGCAGAGACCCCAGCACCACATCCGGACCATAGGCACCAGGCCTTGCTGGG GATCTTCCCATTCAAGAGAGACTTCTCATGATGAGGAAGACCCCTTGAAGGAACAG CATCAGAATCCCCTGAGAGAGAAGCTGCCTCCTGAGGCTGAGGCAGGGGTTGTACTAGCAGGAGAGCTGGGCTTCCTGGCACAGCCACTGGGGGCCTTTGTGCGGCTGCGGGATCCAGTAGTGCTGGGACCCCTTACTGAGGTACCCCTCCCTAGCAG GTTTTTCTGCCTCCTGCTCGGCCCTCCCATGCCGGGAACAGGCTACCATGAGATGGGCCGTGCAGTTGCTGTCCTCCTCAGTGACCCG CAATTCCAGTGGTCAGTTCGTCGGGTCAGAAACCTTCATGATCTTCTGACAGCCCTGGATACCTTCCTACAGGAGGTGACGGTGCTCCCCCCAGGTCGGTGGGACCCGACGGCCCGGATTCCCCCGCCTAAATGTCTGCCTTCTCAGCACAAAAG GCCCCTCTCACAACTGCAGGAGGCCAAGGGGCCCCCGGACCCACATGGGCCCCCGGCTGAGAACAGACATAGCTATGGGCCATACTCACCCAGTCTGGAGTTGCAGAGGACAGGCAG GCTGTTTGGGGGCCTTGTCCAGGACGTGCACCGGAAGGCCTCTTGGTACCCCAGTGACTTCTTGGATGCTCTGCACCCCCAGTGCTTCTCGGCCGTGCTCTATATCTACCTAGCTACCATCACTAATGCTATCACTTTTGGAGGGCTGCTGGGAGATGCCACTGAAGGTGCCCAG GGGCTGCTGGAAAGTTTCCTGGGCACAGCAGTGGCTGGAGCTGCCTTCTGCCTGATGGCAGGCCAGCCCCTCACCATCCTCAGCAGCACCGGACCAGTGCTGGTCTTTGAGCGTCTGCTTTTCTCCTTCTGCAG AGATCACAACCTGGACTACCTGCCCTTCCGCCTGTGGGTGGGTATCTGGGTGGCCACCTTTTGCTTGGTGCTTGTGGCCACAGAGGCCAGCGTGTTGGTGCGCTATTTCACCCGCTTCACCGAAGAAGGCTTTTGCGCCCTCATCAGCCTCATCTTCATCTACGATGCCATGGGCAAAATGCTGAGCTTGGCCCATGCCTATCCCATCCAGAGGCCTGCCTCTGCCCTGGCAAGGACCCCCGCCTACGGCTGCCTCTGCCAGTTCCCAGGCCTAGGAG gaaatGAGTCTCAAAGGACAAGGATGAGGCCAAAAGATATGGATGACATCTTAAGCATG GACCTAGGCCTGATCAATGCATCCTTGCTGCCCCCACCTGAATGTGTCCAGCGGGGGGGCTACCCTCGTGGCCCCGGCTGTCATACGGTCCCAGACATCGccttcttttccctcctcctcttccttacCTCTTTCCTCTTTGCCACGGCCCTAAAGCATGTCAAGACCAGCCGCTTCTTCCCCTCTGTG GTGCGCAAGGCTCTCGGCGACTTCTCCTCAGTTCTGGCTATCCTGCTGGGCTGTGGCCTTGATGCCTTCCTGGGCCTAGCCACGCCAAAGCTTGTGGTGCCTAGAGAGTTCAAG CCCACGCTCACTGGGCGTGGTTGGCTAGTGTCACCTTTTGGAGCCAACCCCTGGTGGCTGAGTATGGCAGCGGCCCTGCCTGCCTTGTTCCTGTCTATTCTCATCTTCATGGACCAGCAAATCACGGCAGTCATCCTCAACCGTGCTGAATATAGACTGCAG AAGGGAGCTGGCTTCCACCTGGACCTCTTCTGTGTGGCTGTGCTGATGCTGCTCACGTCGGCGCTTGGGCTACCCTGGTATGTCTCAGCCACTGTCATCTCTCTGGCCCACATGGACAGTCTTCGGAAAGAGAGCAGAGCCTGTGCCCCTGGGGAGCCTCCTCGCTTCCTGGGCATCAG GGAGCAGAGGCTCACGGGCCTGGTAGTGTTCATCCTCACGGGAGTCTCCATCTTCCTGGCACCTGTGCTCAAG TTCATCCCGATGCCCGTGCTCTATGGCATCTTCCTATACATGGGGGTAGCAGCACTTAACAGCATCCAG TTCACAAAGAGGGTGCAGCTATTGTTGATGCCAGCAAAACACCAGCCAGACCTGCTGCTCTTGCGGCATGTGCCTCTGAACAGGGTCCACCTCTTCACAACCATACAGCTTGCCTGCCTGGGTCTACTTTGGACAATCAAGTCTACCCCTGCAGCCATCATCTTCCCCCTTATGGTGTCTAAG CTGCTGAGCCTGGTGGGGGTGCGGAAGGCACTGGAGTGGGTCTTCTCACAGCAGGAACTCCTCTGGCTGGATGAACTGATGGCAGAGGAGGGGAAGAGCATCCCTGAGAAGAGGCTAGATCCAGAGCACTCATTCAGTGGAAGTGACAATGAGGAT GTGTTTATCTAG